The genomic stretch GTAACTGTTGGTTCTCGCGAGTAAGTTGAAACAGAAAGATAGTTCAAAGAAATCCAAAGGCGACAAGTCAAGTCAAAACAACGGTTACACGTGTTTATATAACGTCGTCTTGGAGGTAGTAAAAGTATTTGCAAAAATGCGCTTAAGCCAGTAACTTACGCGATACTTTGGCCGCGGTGATCTATGACCATGAGGGTACATGTCTTTCCTACTCTTGCGTACTCCGCCTCGCGTTTCGTTGCCTCAGTCATCGATATAAGCTCCCCCGTGTACTCTGCCACCACCTGTCCTCTTTCCACGTCTTTTTTGGCGAAGGCGCATTTTCCCGCGCCTCGCGGGTCACTTGGAACGTCGTGCACCTGTGCAAGAAAAGTGCGAATACTGATCAGCTAGTAACATTTCATTAAACCAGAAGAAAAGATATTCAACAGGAAAGGAACGAAAGAGCCTCAAGTAAACACTCACCTCGATTGGAGGAACTGGTGGAGGATGCCTGGCCATGAATACGGAGATGTTTCTTAACATCTGTTCACCTCCAAATTCATGGCCAAGCATACGACGGGCGCGGTGGAGTTTAATATTGAAGTATCCTCTGGTGTTGTTTTGTACGCCGTACgtgacatttccattgtttgagaatgaaaaggtggaaatttccttttttagttgctgttaacataaaaataaacgattttagatcatttcaccttcaatgccttgagatgttttctttttcaacttttgaacttaCTCGATTAAAAGCACTTCTCTTCATTAGGAACTTTGTTTGGCCGTGAACACTATCGTCGTCGGTCCAAATTGAAACTGCCGTTTCATAGGCGGAAAAAAGCTCCGATGTGGAAACAAAGTTTCCTTCCTCTGTAGTGacacattgatttaaaaattttgacaaaagaggACATTTTGCCGCTCTTTTGTGCCGCAGCATCACCCGTCTAACATTCGCGTAGGACATGTTGAATAACGTTGTGGCAACTGGATAAGGATGTAAGAGCTATTTTCCCACAGGGTAAAATTAGAGAAAGTATAGAAGTGTGGCAGAGTGTGGGAATGCTTATAAAAGCTGCAATTCTATTTGTGGAATGTGTCAATCTCGCTACTTCACTGAATGTCGATCTGGTGTTTGCaggcaagttttcaaaatatttgtatttgtttttcagacttttattatttcattaaaaagaaaaatatatgagaCATACAGACTTTTCAATAGACCCCTTTAGCTCAATGTATTGATgatatgtttttgcttttcaaacgCCATGTGACTTGAAATAtgttatgataatttatgcgTAGATTTGCACATGATTATGCATAAATTTTGATACTTTGTCACATGACCTTCATTGCAACTGGAATATGAGCCCGCATTTCCAGGCAGGGTGGCTACATTTGCCGCgggtgtgaaaaaaatatacaactattttgaaaatttgcctgcaaACACCATCCGTGTATCAAAACACTTCGGATCTCTTCTCAGCCTTTGATTCTTTTATAACGGGATGAGAACCCGAGACCACAGGAGCCAGAAACAAATGAACTTGAAACGTTGAATCCAGGCTATCGATTGAAAGGAATCAATGTGACctaagtccgcgttttataaAAGAAGGCTATTAATTCTTTTCTGGATTTCTGGATTCAGGTAGGGAACATAAACTTTGAAGATATTGACACTGGGGCAAGATTTCCGTACTGTTCTGACAACACCTTACATTTATTGTGAATGCAGCAATTTCCTACTTTACGAAGTTCAGTATTGCGTGAAGAGTCAAAACATCATGAAACATGAACGCATAATCATAAATaaggtttttaatattcttggattgtaaccacgtgacaaggcgaccaggcttgaaaacaattcaatacataaaaatgaaaatacagttgAGTTCCCAGAGGACagaaatgcatttgtttttatcatccaacatggccgccgtgatgtcagGTGCATTAAAACCAATAATAGGACTGTTTGGTGATCTTGCTTACTCAAAGAACATAACACTTGTTTACTGACCTTgtttatagaaaacaaactgTGTCGCTTTTAACACCATACAGAGAAAATACAatttcattctcttttgccaGGAGGTCATGATTATTTAGGACTTACAGTTATAGATTTTCTTATtactgtttaattactcttaaaaaggaaaatcctggCATAGAAAAACACATAAGCTCAAGCCCTTTCAAAGAGCTTCGTACCTTAAGACTTCAGGTTTTatagaaacaaacttttcttgctgtacGATAACAAAACCAATccaaaaaatttgtaaacaacttgTCTGTCTTACCAAATACTTGAAATTGATTGGTCCAATAACATTTAAATTCACAAACGCTTActgtcatattttatattttattgtttatgtaacTGACATGTACCATCAAGTCAGCTTTACAATGCAGAAGGTGTCAATATACCAGTTATTCTAAAAAGAAGATTCATCGGCCAAGGTAATGTAACTTTATTGCGCACTAGATAAGTGTATAgtgataatttttcttcataTGGCCCAAAACCCAACAATGAGTCCATTAAAGTACAGCAACCTTTACAGAACTCTATTAAACCGTGAAATTCGGAGACATATCACCATTatcaaatacaaatgaaacatatactgtaaaataatgattaataatatttttgcatttgataataaagacgttatcttttaaaaaatctttcattatcaaactttgccaaaacagagctatcatctggtatccattgtgtggttccgaaaattttccaTACTTCCCCCACGAAAAGGATTATTTCTTAGACCTCCCCCCCAACCTCTCTGGAAATTACAGTcaagcttcatacatttacttaaattttgcgGCCTTTATAAGAACCCCAACCCGCCAACAATTTCCAAACCCTTCTATAAAGGGAGTATGAATATATTCTAGAACTAcacatttggggtagcctggttaaattccaggggggtggggttgttgtaagacaagacaagacaagacaatgctttatttaaagtctcatacagtcctatgtacatcgactttatccaactaatttaaaatcatagcaCAAACTGCACACTAGtgaaactataatcaatgttaacctaaagaactaatgatcttcttttctcacagCAGTCGACtactttttttgcaattaacttttgcactggtttgttcttgctcggatgGTTGTTAAGACTacgctttgtgctagagtgcagattcgctgggtttttgtacctgggcttacccctgtctttcaaagctcaatgtctccctcaaattaagggggggttgtgtctggctgggtgtcatgttgttgcacagaaacggggctatcatctggtatgcatttggggtagcctggttaaattccaggggggtggggttgtagtaaagactatgctttgtgctagagtgcagattcgctgggtttttgtacctgggcttacccctgtctttcaaagctcaatgtctccctcaaattaagggggggttgtgtctggctgggtgtcatgttgttgcacagacacagggctatcatctggtatgcatttggggtagcctggttaaattccaggggggtggggttgttgtaaagactatgctttgtgctagagtgcagattcgctgggtttttgtacctgggcttacccctgtctttcaaagctcaatgtctccctcaaattaagggggggttgtgtctggctgggtgtcatgatgttgcacagacacagggctatcatctggtatgcatttggggtagcctggttaaattccaggggggtggggttgttgtaaagactatgctttgtgctagagtgcagattcgctgggtttttgtacctgggcttacccctgtctttcaaagctcaatgtctccctcaaattaagggggggttgtgtctggctgggtgtcatgttgttgcacagacacagggctatcatctggtatgcatttggggtagtctggttaaattccaggggggtggggttgttgtaaagactatgctttgtgctagagtgcagattcgctgggtttttgtacctgggcttacccctgtctttcaaaggtcaatgtctccctcaaattaagggagggttgtgtctggctgggtgtcatgttgttgcacagacacagggctatcatctggtatgcatttggggtagtctggttaaattccaggggggtggggttgttgtaaagactatgctttgtgctagagtgcagattcgctgggtttttgtacctgggcttacccctgtctttcaaagctcaatgtctccctcaaattaaggaggggttgtgtctagctgggtgtcatgttgttgcacagacacagggctatcatctggtatgcatttggggtagcctggttatattccaggggggtggggttgttgtaaagactatgctttgtgctagagtgcagattcgctgggtttttgtacttgggcttacccctgtctttcaaagctcaatgtctccctcaaattaagggggggttgtgtctggctgggtgtcatgttgttgcacagacacagggctatcatctggtatgcatttggggtagcctggttaaattccaggggggtggggttgttgtaaagactatgctttgtgctagagtgcagattcgctgggtttttgtacctgggcttacccctgtctttcaaagctcaatgtctcccttaaattaagggggggttgtgtctggctgggtgtcatgttgttgcacagacacagggctatcatctggtatgcatttggggtagcctggttaaattccaggggggtggggttgttgtaaagactatgctttgtgctagagtgcagattcgctgggtttttgtacctgggcttacccctgtcctTCAAAGcccaatgtctccctcaaattaagggggggttgtgtctagctgggtgtcatgttgttgcacagacacagggctat from Porites lutea chromosome 1, jaPorLute2.1, whole genome shotgun sequence encodes the following:
- the LOC140948354 gene encoding N-lysine methyltransferase KMT5A-A-like; this encodes MLGHEFGGEQMLRNISVFMARHPPPVPPIEVHDVPSDPRGAGKCAFAKKDVERGQVVAEYTGELISMTEATKREAEYARVGKTCTLMVIDHRGQSIAIDPYYGDIHAELNLAATINHSRQNANLKPYVDDTSSRARVFFVALHDIPQSVEFLWNYGDADWEYHTNSQTLPP